The following are from one region of the Hymenobacter sp. YIM 151858-1 genome:
- a CDS encoding amidohydrolase: MLQRLRPALAPLAALPLLAGLTACPSAKYPADLVVYNATVYTVDSAFTKAQAFAVQDGKIAFVGTSDEVRGRYRGKEEVDAQGKFIYPGFYDAHCHFYRYALGLRDADLVGTESWGAVLGKLRAQRRQHPQSAWLTGRGWDQNDWPTKQFPTKDSLDRQFPDVPVFIVRVDGHAALVNQKALDLAGVTARTPISGGVIEKDAQGRLTGLLVDNAVDLVSARIPEPTPAEAAKLLLQAQAQCVELGLTSLADAGLERSQIERLDSMQQANQLKLRLDCMINPSPANRQYYLGRGPYLTDRLTVNSFKVYADGALGSRGACLLHPYSDRPKQTGFLLQSVAEYRALAKELAASKFQMNTHAIGDSANRALLDIYAEVLRGQTDRRWRIEHAQVVSRPDVAKFGRYNVVPSVQPTHATSDMYWAGERLGAERLKTAYAYQDLLKATGRLALGSDFPVEALNPLFGFHAAVARQDAKNYPKGGFQPENALTREQALRGMTEWAAWAAFEEKKKGTLQGGKWADFVILEQDLMTAPAEQLRNIKVLSTYIGGEKVYGRK, encoded by the coding sequence ATGCTCCAACGACTACGCCCTGCACTGGCGCCGCTTGCGGCGCTGCCGCTGCTGGCGGGCCTCACGGCCTGCCCCTCCGCTAAATACCCCGCCGACCTCGTCGTGTACAACGCCACGGTGTACACCGTCGATTCGGCCTTTACCAAAGCGCAGGCCTTTGCCGTGCAGGATGGCAAAATCGCGTTTGTAGGCACCTCCGACGAAGTGCGCGGGCGCTACCGCGGCAAGGAAGAAGTTGATGCCCAGGGCAAGTTCATTTACCCTGGTTTTTACGACGCGCACTGCCACTTCTACCGCTACGCCCTAGGTCTGCGCGATGCCGATTTGGTGGGCACCGAGTCGTGGGGGGCGGTGCTGGGCAAGCTGCGCGCCCAGCGCCGGCAGCACCCGCAAAGCGCCTGGCTCACAGGCCGCGGCTGGGACCAGAACGACTGGCCCACGAAGCAGTTCCCGACCAAAGACTCGCTCGACCGGCAGTTCCCCGACGTACCCGTGTTCATCGTGCGCGTGGATGGCCACGCGGCCCTCGTCAACCAAAAGGCGCTCGATCTGGCCGGTGTAACGGCCCGCACGCCCATTTCGGGTGGCGTAATCGAGAAAGATGCCCAAGGTCGCCTCACAGGGTTGCTGGTCGATAACGCCGTGGATCTGGTTTCGGCCAGGATTCCGGAGCCCACGCCTGCCGAGGCGGCCAAGCTGCTGCTGCAAGCGCAGGCGCAGTGCGTGGAGTTGGGCCTCACCAGCCTCGCCGATGCCGGCCTGGAGCGCAGCCAGATCGAGCGCCTCGACTCCATGCAGCAAGCCAACCAGCTGAAGCTGCGCCTCGACTGCATGATTAACCCCTCGCCGGCCAACCGCCAGTACTACCTAGGGCGCGGGCCTTACCTCACCGACCGCCTCACGGTAAACTCGTTTAAGGTGTACGCCGACGGCGCCCTGGGTTCGCGCGGGGCCTGCTTGCTTCATCCTTACTCCGACCGGCCGAAGCAAACCGGTTTCCTGTTGCAATCGGTGGCCGAATACCGGGCGCTGGCCAAGGAGCTGGCCGCGAGCAAATTTCAGATGAATACCCACGCCATTGGCGACTCGGCCAACCGTGCCCTGCTGGATATTTACGCCGAAGTACTGCGCGGCCAAACCGACCGCCGCTGGCGCATCGAGCACGCGCAGGTGGTAAGCCGCCCCGATGTGGCCAAGTTTGGCCGCTACAACGTGGTGCCCTCGGTGCAGCCCACCCACGCCACCTCCGATATGTACTGGGCCGGCGAGCGGCTGGGCGCCGAGCGCCTGAAAACCGCCTACGCCTACCAGGATTTGCTGAAAGCCACCGGCCGCCTGGCCTTGGGCTCCGACTTCCCGGTGGAGGCCCTGAATCCGCTGTTCGGTTTCCATGCGGCCGTGGCACGGCAGGACGCCAAGAACTACCCGAAAGGTGGTTTTCAGCCCGAAAATGCCCTCACCCGCGAGCAGGCCCTGCGCGGCATGACGGAGTGGGCCGCCTGGGCCGCTTTCGAGGAGAAGAAGAAAGGCACGCTGCAAGGCGGCAAATGGGCCGACTTTGTGATTTTGGAACAAGACCTGATGACCGCGCCCGCCGAACAGCTGCGCAACATCAAAGTGCTGAGTACTTACATCGGCGGCGAGAAAGTGTACGGGCGGAAGTAA
- a CDS encoding MFS transporter, producing MTTASAAAATSVAVPKNDKRITSGWAMYDWANSVYPLVITSSIFPIYWSGVVSEITGRDGNSPVNFLGFQVPGSSLLTYAISAAFLLIALISPFLTALADFSGRKKLFLQFFCYLGAASCAALYFFTPSTLTVSTFVFIAATVGFSGSIVFYNSYLPIIATEDQYDRLSARGFSMGYIGSVILLLLCLGLIMGHPALGLDKSLGLTAGKATRIAFLLTGVWWAGFAQIPFARLPADEGRSANAGTADSGWLLNGFRELGKVWDELKHLPNLKRFLLAYFTYNMGVQTVMYVATIFGKDELHLPDQALIITILLLQLVAILGAYLFARLSERIGNTRALSWSVIIWAFICIAGYFVQADRTFYALASVIGLTMGGIQSLSRSTYSKIIPEDTHNTAAYFSFFDVTEKLSIVIGTATWGIIGQWFGSMRYSILALIVFFILGLLFLLTLRGKKLREPHPHETINQPPPAAPHAGTPLQAH from the coding sequence ATGACAACTGCCTCGGCCGCGGCCGCCACCTCCGTAGCGGTGCCGAAAAACGACAAGCGCATCACCTCGGGCTGGGCCATGTACGACTGGGCCAACTCGGTGTACCCGCTCGTAATCACCTCGTCCATCTTCCCGATTTACTGGAGCGGCGTGGTATCCGAAATCACCGGCCGCGACGGCAACAGCCCCGTCAACTTCCTGGGGTTTCAGGTGCCGGGCTCGTCGTTGCTCACGTACGCTATTTCGGCGGCCTTTCTGCTGATTGCCCTTATCAGCCCGTTCCTCACGGCCCTGGCCGACTTCTCGGGGCGCAAAAAGCTGTTCCTGCAGTTCTTTTGCTACCTGGGGGCGGCCTCGTGTGCGGCGCTGTACTTCTTCACGCCCAGCACGCTCACCGTTTCTACGTTCGTGTTTATTGCCGCCACGGTGGGCTTTTCGGGCTCCATCGTGTTCTACAACTCCTACCTGCCCATCATCGCCACCGAAGACCAGTACGACCGGCTTTCTGCGCGCGGATTCTCCATGGGCTACATCGGCTCGGTTATTCTGCTGCTGCTGTGCCTGGGGCTGATCATGGGCCACCCGGCCCTGGGGCTGGATAAGTCGTTGGGCCTCACGGCCGGCAAGGCCACTCGAATAGCGTTTCTGCTCACGGGCGTTTGGTGGGCCGGCTTCGCCCAGATTCCCTTTGCCCGCCTGCCCGCCGACGAAGGCCGCTCGGCCAATGCCGGCACCGCCGACAGCGGCTGGCTGCTCAACGGCTTCCGCGAGCTGGGCAAGGTGTGGGATGAGCTCAAGCACCTGCCCAACCTCAAGCGCTTTTTGCTGGCCTATTTCACCTACAACATGGGCGTGCAAACCGTGATGTACGTGGCCACCATCTTCGGCAAAGACGAGCTGCACCTGCCCGATCAGGCCCTGATCATCACCATTTTGCTGCTGCAGCTGGTGGCTATCCTAGGTGCTTACTTGTTCGCACGGCTATCGGAGCGCATCGGCAATACGCGGGCCCTCAGCTGGTCGGTAATCATTTGGGCGTTTATCTGTATTGCGGGCTACTTCGTGCAAGCCGACAGGACGTTCTATGCCCTGGCGTCGGTAATCGGCCTCACCATGGGCGGCATCCAGAGCCTGTCGCGCTCTACCTACTCCAAAATCATCCCCGAAGACACCCACAACACGGCCGCTTACTTCAGCTTTTTTGATGTTACGGAAAAGCTCAGCATCGTAATCGGTACGGCTACCTGGGGCATCATCGGGCAGTGGTTCGGCTCGATGCGCTACAGCATCCTGGCTCTCATCGTCTTCTTTATTCTGGGCCTGCTGTTTCTGCTGACCTTGCGCGGCAAGAAGCTGCGCGAGCCGCACCCGCACGAAACCATCAACCAGCCGCCGCCAGCGGCGCCGCACGCCGGCACGCCGCTGCAAGCGCACTAA
- a CDS encoding chloride channel protein: MPPNTSARRLPLPDPAPQLLFAGRWLLICAVVSVLAGTASAGFLVSLDWVTHLRRLHPWLVLLLPLGGLAVGLLYHYLGQSVARGNNHLIEEIHQPRDVIPLRMAPLVLLGTLLTHLVGGSAGREGTAVQMGGALADQLTRGLRLRPRERRLLLIAGISAGFASVFGTPLAGAVFGLEVFRIGRLRYDALLPSVLAAYGADWVTRQWGVGHAHYLVPHVPALGAAGLAAALGLGVLAGVVARWFGAATHACQRWFAAAVAWPPLRPALGGAALLLLTWLLSLGPVPNITNYLGLGLPTIAAAFAAPLPWYAFLLKLLLTSLTLGSGFKGGEVTPLFFVGAALGSALALVLPLPVALLAAMGFVAVFAGAANTPLACTLMGIELFGVAAAPYLALACVMAYLASGHRGIYGAQVVGQAKHLRYGRDTGQPLSQLPKR; encoded by the coding sequence GTGCCCCCAAACACCTCCGCACGCCGCCTGCCCCTGCCCGATCCAGCGCCTCAACTGCTGTTTGCGGGCCGCTGGCTGCTGATTTGCGCGGTGGTGAGCGTGTTGGCGGGGACGGCCTCGGCGGGCTTTCTGGTGAGTTTGGATTGGGTTACGCACCTGCGCCGGTTGCACCCCTGGCTGGTACTGCTGCTGCCCCTAGGTGGGTTGGCGGTGGGTTTGCTCTACCACTACCTGGGGCAAAGCGTGGCCCGCGGCAACAACCACCTGATTGAGGAAATCCACCAGCCGCGCGACGTGATTCCGCTGCGCATGGCCCCGCTGGTGCTGCTGGGCACCTTGCTCACGCACCTGGTGGGCGGCTCGGCGGGGCGCGAGGGCACGGCCGTGCAAATGGGCGGCGCCCTCGCCGATCAGCTCACCCGCGGGCTGCGCCTGCGCCCGCGCGAGCGGCGCCTGCTGCTCATTGCCGGCATCAGCGCGGGCTTTGCCTCGGTGTTTGGTACCCCGCTGGCCGGGGCCGTGTTCGGGCTCGAGGTGTTTCGGATAGGCCGCCTGCGCTACGATGCCCTGCTGCCCAGCGTACTGGCCGCTTACGGCGCCGACTGGGTAACGCGCCAGTGGGGCGTGGGGCACGCCCATTACCTGGTGCCGCACGTGCCCGCCCTAGGTGCCGCGGGCCTGGCAGCTGCCTTGGGCCTGGGGGTGCTGGCGGGTGTGGTGGCGCGCTGGTTTGGGGCGGCTACGCATGCCTGCCAACGCTGGTTTGCAGCGGCGGTGGCCTGGCCGCCGCTACGCCCGGCCCTGGGCGGCGCGGCTTTGCTCTTGCTGACGTGGCTGCTCAGCCTTGGCCCCGTGCCCAACATTACCAACTACCTAGGGTTGGGGCTGCCCACCATTGCCGCAGCGTTTGCGGCCCCGCTGCCGTGGTACGCCTTTCTGCTGAAACTCCTGCTTACCTCGCTCACGCTGGGCTCGGGCTTTAAGGGCGGCGAGGTTACGCCGCTGTTTTTCGTGGGTGCGGCCTTGGGCAGCGCGTTGGCGTTGGTGCTGCCGTTGCCGGTGGCATTGCTTGCGGCCATGGGGTTTGTGGCGGTGTTTGCCGGGGCAGCCAATACGCCCTTGGCTTGCACGCTTATGGGCATCGAGCTTTTTGGCGTGGCCGCGGCGCCTTACCTGGCGCTGGCTTGCGTTATGGCCTACCTCGCTTCGGGCCACCGGGGTATTTACGGGGCGCAGGTGGTAGGCCAGGCCAAGCACTTGCGCTACGGCCGCGATACCGGCCAGCCCCTAAGCCAACTACCTAAGCGTTAA
- a CDS encoding Crp/Fnr family transcriptional regulator produces MKLALAPSILPVARQFTLLQGCSPEELAMLEASLTCRTYAEEQPLYNAGSEPAGLYLLVRGWVKVSRWSDDGKEQIVRLVQAGHALGYRSLVANTPHANSAVALEETAVYLIERTTLRRVLAGNPRLANALAALLASDLASAEGRMLHLTYKPVRARLAEALLLLLRTQQRPAGQPNSFSISRDNLAALVGTTKETLCRLLTGMKDLGLLTTERQGIRVLKPATLGELAAAAE; encoded by the coding sequence ATGAAGCTCGCCCTTGCCCCCAGCATCCTCCCCGTAGCCCGGCAATTTACCCTGCTGCAGGGCTGTAGTCCCGAGGAGCTGGCCATGCTGGAGGCCAGCCTTACCTGCCGCACCTACGCCGAAGAGCAGCCCCTGTACAACGCCGGCTCCGAGCCCGCCGGCCTGTACCTGCTGGTGCGCGGCTGGGTAAAAGTGAGCCGCTGGAGCGACGACGGCAAAGAGCAGATTGTGCGGCTGGTCCAGGCCGGCCACGCCCTCGGCTACCGCAGCCTGGTAGCCAACACCCCGCACGCCAACTCGGCGGTGGCCCTCGAAGAAACCGCCGTGTACCTGATCGAGCGCACCACGCTGCGGCGCGTGCTGGCCGGCAACCCCAGGTTGGCCAATGCCTTGGCCGCCCTGCTGGCCTCCGATCTGGCCTCGGCCGAGGGGCGCATGCTGCACCTCACCTACAAGCCCGTGCGCGCCCGCCTGGCCGAAGCCCTGTTGCTATTGCTGCGCACCCAACAGCGCCCCGCTGGCCAGCCAAACAGCTTCAGCATCTCGCGCGATAACCTGGCCGCGCTGGTGGGCACCACCAAAGAAACCCTGTGCCGCCTGCTCACCGGCATGAAAGACCTAGGCCTGCTCACCACCGAGCGCCAGGGCATTCGGGTGCTGAAGCCCGCTACCCTAGGTGAGTTGGCGGCCGCGGCCGAATAG
- a CDS encoding cation-translocating P-type ATPase, protein MPAAYLSALSQQLGTDAHLGLTDAEARQRLLRHGPNAADNAPRESLWALAWRQLRSLAVLVLALAAGISFAMHDALEGYAILGVVGLNAAIGFWLELQARASVDALRRLDVVVAQVVRGGQLRTIAATELVPGDVLLLEAGDVVPADAQLIEANNLQVNESALTGESVPVTKNLREPAPNSPLGDQTHRVFKGTAVVDGNGRALVTGTGAQTEIGRIMGLVQQAERSATPLESKLNHLARQLIGVSVVLAAVYLVGGLLQGQPALRLFKTTVVLAVAAIPEGMSIVATLALAYGVLRLARRKVIVKQLTAVETLGGTNVIFTDKTGTLTRNELAVVLVCLPEGNIGFPRDAAPELASAHLGQVLRVVQLCNNAHYDAATGHEVGDPLEVALLKLVAQQGGRSEPVPRVAEQPFSADTRLMATVHQLGPHAFLTSVKGAPEAVLPLCTGLWQPAGPTPLSAADLGRWQTRAEELAQNGLRTLALACRTTPQPPHPPLAGQLSLLGLIAFLDPARAEVIPALQACREAGISVAMVTGDHPATALAIARQVHLGPAGNAAVVHGTELRPLPELSPAECQRLHAARVFARVSPAQKLDLVSLFQQRGDVVGMTGDGVNDAPALRKADIGVAMGQRGTRVAAEAASLVLQDDSFASIVAAVAQGRVIFDNIRQFLLYLVSSNLSEVLVVTAVGLLSLAEPLRPLQLLFLNMVTDVFLALALGLSAGHPNLMRRPPRKPGTPLLSAADWRLAGAFALIISACLLAAYLGLRQVASMDVVRTALFYGLALVQTLHIFNMGIGWQTLRNPYAWLALAASVGLLAATYLLPPVRAVMHIEALPPVGWAWVVGSAGAAMVLMQALKLLLHRLGAKHSTPTPPPETAARQPSESAPALVPVGATAPD, encoded by the coding sequence ATGCCTGCTGCCTACTTATCAGCCCTTAGCCAGCAACTCGGCACCGATGCGCACCTGGGCCTAACCGATGCCGAGGCCCGGCAACGCCTGCTCCGCCACGGCCCTAATGCCGCCGATAATGCCCCGCGCGAAAGCCTTTGGGCCTTGGCCTGGCGCCAGCTGCGCAGCTTGGCCGTGCTGGTGCTGGCGTTGGCGGCGGGCATTTCGTTTGCCATGCACGATGCGCTGGAGGGCTATGCCATTTTGGGCGTAGTGGGGCTGAATGCGGCTATCGGTTTCTGGCTTGAGCTGCAGGCCAGGGCCTCCGTCGATGCCCTGCGGCGCCTCGATGTGGTAGTGGCGCAGGTGGTGCGCGGCGGGCAGCTGCGCACCATTGCCGCCACCGAGCTGGTACCCGGCGACGTGCTGCTGCTGGAAGCCGGCGACGTAGTGCCCGCCGACGCGCAGCTGATCGAGGCCAACAACCTGCAGGTAAACGAATCGGCCCTCACGGGCGAATCGGTGCCGGTAACGAAAAACCTGCGCGAGCCCGCCCCCAACAGCCCCCTGGGCGACCAAACCCACCGCGTGTTTAAGGGCACGGCCGTGGTCGATGGCAACGGCCGGGCGCTGGTAACCGGCACCGGCGCGCAAACCGAAATCGGCCGCATTATGGGGCTGGTGCAGCAAGCCGAGCGCAGCGCCACCCCACTCGAAAGCAAGCTTAACCACCTCGCCCGGCAGCTGATTGGGGTTTCGGTAGTGCTGGCGGCGGTGTACTTAGTGGGCGGGCTGCTGCAGGGGCAGCCGGCCTTGCGCTTGTTCAAAACCACCGTGGTGCTGGCCGTGGCCGCCATTCCGGAGGGCATGTCGATTGTGGCCACGCTGGCCCTGGCCTACGGCGTGCTGCGGCTGGCCCGCCGCAAGGTCATCGTAAAGCAGCTCACGGCCGTCGAAACCCTGGGCGGCACCAACGTTATCTTCACCGACAAAACCGGCACCCTCACCCGCAACGAGCTGGCGGTAGTGCTCGTGTGCCTTCCCGAAGGCAACATTGGGTTTCCGCGCGACGCCGCCCCTGAGCTGGCTTCGGCCCATTTGGGGCAAGTGCTGCGCGTAGTGCAGCTGTGCAACAACGCCCACTACGATGCCGCCACGGGCCACGAAGTGGGCGACCCGCTCGAGGTGGCCCTGCTGAAGCTGGTGGCGCAGCAAGGCGGCCGCTCGGAGCCCGTGCCACGCGTGGCCGAGCAGCCTTTCAGCGCCGATACCCGCCTGATGGCCACCGTGCACCAGCTCGGCCCGCACGCGTTTCTGACCTCCGTAAAAGGCGCCCCCGAAGCCGTGTTGCCCTTGTGCACGGGGCTCTGGCAGCCGGCTGGCCCCACCCCGCTTTCGGCCGCCGACCTAGGACGGTGGCAAACCCGCGCCGAGGAGCTGGCCCAAAACGGCCTGCGCACCCTGGCCCTGGCTTGCCGCACCACGCCCCAACCGCCGCACCCGCCGTTGGCCGGGCAGCTTAGCTTACTGGGCCTGATTGCCTTTCTCGACCCGGCCAGGGCCGAGGTGATACCGGCCCTGCAGGCTTGCCGCGAGGCCGGCATCAGCGTGGCCATGGTAACCGGCGACCACCCCGCCACTGCCCTGGCCATAGCGCGGCAAGTGCACCTAGGGCCGGCCGGCAACGCGGCCGTAGTGCACGGCACCGAGCTGCGCCCCCTGCCCGAGCTGAGCCCGGCCGAATGCCAGCGCCTGCACGCGGCCCGGGTGTTTGCGCGCGTGAGCCCGGCTCAAAAGCTCGACCTTGTTTCGCTTTTTCAGCAGCGCGGCGACGTGGTGGGCATGACGGGCGACGGCGTAAACGACGCCCCGGCCCTGCGCAAAGCCGATATCGGGGTAGCCATGGGGCAGCGCGGCACGCGCGTAGCCGCCGAAGCCGCCAGCCTCGTGCTGCAAGACGATTCCTTCGCCTCCATTGTGGCCGCCGTTGCCCAGGGCCGCGTCATCTTCGACAACATCCGGCAGTTCCTGCTCTACCTGGTTTCAAGCAACCTCAGCGAAGTGCTGGTGGTTACGGCCGTGGGCCTGCTCAGCCTGGCCGAGCCGCTGCGCCCTCTGCAGCTGCTGTTTCTGAACATGGTTACCGATGTGTTTCTGGCGCTGGCGCTGGGCTTAAGCGCCGGCCACCCCAACCTGATGCGGCGCCCGCCGCGCAAGCCGGGCACGCCCCTGCTCTCGGCCGCCGATTGGCGCCTGGCCGGGGCTTTCGCCCTCATCATCAGTGCGTGTTTGCTGGCCGCCTACCTGGGCCTGCGGCAAGTTGCGAGCATGGATGTGGTGCGCACGGCCCTTTTTTACGGGCTGGCGCTGGTGCAAACGCTGCACATCTTCAACATGGGCATTGGCTGGCAAACCCTGCGCAACCCGTATGCCTGGCTGGCCCTGGCAGCCTCGGTGGGGCTGCTTGCGGCTACCTACCTGCTGCCGCCGGTGCGCGCCGTGATGCACATCGAGGCGCTGCCGCCGGTGGGCTGGGCCTGGGTGGTGGGCTCGGCGGGTGCGGCCATGGTGCTGATGCAGGCCCTGAAGCTGTTGCTGCACCGGCTCGGCGCCAAGCATAGCACGCCCACCCCCCCGCCCGAAACGGCCGCCAGGCAGCCCAGCGAATCGGCCCCGGCGCTGGTGCCCGTCGGGGCAACTGCCCCCGACTGA
- a CDS encoding thioredoxin yields MTISSSKSMPPPTDAAVLLVLLPVVSAKGMQHHVSLQASLDLLQGQLGSAIRVLKIDEVSHPTVVRSFHAAELPSCVLVRRGVELWRQQGLPDGDGVADVLLSKLSNAPLDAQPVL; encoded by the coding sequence ATGACCATCTCCTCATCCAAATCGATGCCCCCGCCCACCGATGCGGCGGTATTGCTGGTGCTGCTGCCGGTGGTTAGTGCTAAAGGCATGCAGCACCACGTTTCGTTACAGGCTTCGCTTGATTTGTTGCAGGGGCAGCTGGGCTCGGCCATCCGGGTGCTGAAAATTGACGAAGTAAGCCACCCCACGGTGGTGCGTAGCTTTCATGCCGCCGAGCTGCCCTCGTGCGTGCTGGTGCGCCGCGGCGTGGAGCTGTGGCGCCAGCAGGGCCTGCCCGATGGCGACGGCGTGGCCGATGTGCTGCTCAGCAAGCTAAGCAATGCCCCGCTCGATGCGCAGCCAGTGCTGTAA
- a CDS encoding sensor histidine kinase, with the protein MPNNPYTNALTDLLINQAQEFIGIYDAEQGRFVRANEAGARLLGFASEQEFLQRSPEALPLALPAGTTWPMLLHEAQQNGPLEVETRLPRPSGETCRGLLEVTCFEAEGLRYHLVRLSEQGRLQQAERELAQSVSRFEAVVANATIGIIMCDRSGTIVSANRLSEQLFGYTPGELLGQRIEMLVPSAISRHHESLRKSFNAHPSVRAMGAHRGDLEAQRKDGSVFPVEVSLSYFNLDDELYVVSYIIDITYKKEAERELVAQRQRVERLNAELEQKVADRTHALLSTLEQLEQRSEELAQALAAEQELGELKSRFVSMASHEFRTPLTAVLTSATLIEKYPGGDQQDKRLKHLQRIRASVNHLNDILEEFLSVGKIEEGKIEARPVSLDLATLLTETIADVQGMLKAGQTIDKAVACPGPVRLDPSLLRKILVNLLSNAIKYSGENSVVTVRADCNGNRLLLKVQDQGVGISRDDQEHLFERFFRARNVTNVPGTGLGLYIIGKYLELMDGRIELESELNVGTTVTITIPYENHPAD; encoded by the coding sequence ATGCCCAACAACCCCTATACCAATGCCCTAACCGACCTGCTCATCAACCAGGCGCAGGAGTTCATTGGCATTTATGACGCGGAGCAAGGCCGGTTTGTCCGCGCCAACGAGGCCGGCGCCCGGCTGCTGGGCTTTGCCTCCGAGCAGGAGTTTTTGCAGCGCAGCCCCGAGGCCTTGCCCCTGGCGCTGCCGGCCGGCACCACGTGGCCCATGCTACTGCACGAGGCGCAGCAAAACGGCCCGCTCGAGGTCGAAACCCGCTTGCCGCGCCCCTCGGGCGAAACCTGCCGCGGGCTGCTGGAGGTTACCTGCTTCGAGGCGGAGGGCCTGCGCTACCACCTGGTGCGGCTAAGCGAGCAAGGCCGCCTGCAGCAGGCCGAGCGCGAGCTGGCCCAGAGCGTAAGCCGTTTTGAGGCGGTGGTAGCCAACGCCACCATCGGCATCATTATGTGCGACCGGAGCGGCACCATCGTATCGGCCAACCGCCTCTCGGAGCAGCTGTTCGGCTACACGCCCGGCGAGCTGCTGGGCCAGCGCATCGAAATGCTGGTGCCCAGCGCCATCAGCCGCCACCACGAGTCGTTGCGCAAGTCGTTTAACGCGCACCCCTCGGTGCGGGCCATGGGCGCCCACCGCGGCGACCTGGAGGCCCAGCGCAAAGACGGCTCGGTGTTTCCGGTGGAGGTCAGCCTCAGCTACTTCAACCTCGACGACGAGCTGTACGTGGTGTCGTACATCATCGACATCACCTATAAAAAAGAAGCCGAGCGCGAGCTGGTGGCGCAGCGCCAACGCGTGGAGCGCCTCAACGCCGAGCTGGAGCAAAAGGTGGCCGACCGCACCCACGCCCTGCTGAGCACGCTTGAGCAGCTGGAGCAGCGCTCCGAGGAACTGGCGCAGGCCCTGGCCGCCGAGCAGGAGCTGGGCGAGCTGAAGTCGCGCTTCGTCTCGATGGCCTCGCACGAGTTTCGCACCCCGCTCACGGCCGTGCTTACCTCGGCCACGCTTATCGAGAAATACCCCGGCGGCGACCAGCAAGACAAGCGCCTGAAGCACCTGCAGCGCATCCGGGCCTCGGTAAACCACCTCAACGACATCCTCGAAGAGTTTTTGTCGGTAGGCAAAATCGAGGAAGGCAAAATTGAAGCCCGCCCCGTGAGCCTCGATTTGGCCACCCTGCTCACCGAAACCATTGCCGACGTGCAGGGCATGCTGAAGGCGGGCCAAACCATCGACAAAGCGGTGGCCTGCCCCGGCCCCGTACGCCTCGACCCCTCGCTGCTGCGCAAAATTCTCGTCAACCTGCTGTCGAACGCCATCAAGTACTCCGGCGAAAACTCGGTGGTAACCGTGCGGGCCGATTGCAACGGCAACCGCCTGCTGCTGAAGGTGCAAGACCAGGGCGTGGGCATTTCGCGCGACGACCAGGAGCACCTGTTCGAGCGGTTCTTCCGGGCCCGCAACGTTACCAACGTGCCGGGTACGGGCCTAGGTCTCTATATTATCGGCAAATACCTGGAGCTAATGGACGGCCGCATCGAGCTGGAAAGCGAGCTGAACGTGGGTACCACCGTTACCATCACCATTCCCTATGAAAACCATCCTGCTGATTGA
- a CDS encoding response regulator, with amino-acid sequence MKTILLIEDNDLIRENTAEILELAGYHVLTAENGKIGVEKALAARPDLVICDIMMPVLDGYGVLNIFNQNPQLAGIPFIFLTAKTERSDMRKGMELGADDYLTKPFDEAELLSAVTGRLNRFKHLKPEYDLQSESGLNDFLDDARAVGNLESLSADRKVHTVRKKQEIYSEGDEPTRLYFVKAGRVKTVKATAGGKELITGIYNAGEFFGYMALLEQTKHGDSAVAVDDSELVYIPKDDFTQLLLRNPEVGQQFIRLLAGRVNEREQQLLGMAYNSIRRRVADVLLRMHEQPSAEGAAVIQLSRDDMAAVVGTAPESLIRTLSEFKHDGLIELTNKTIRVLQPDKLRRSNW; translated from the coding sequence ATGAAAACCATCCTGCTGATTGAGGACAACGACCTCATTCGTGAGAACACCGCCGAAATTCTGGAACTGGCCGGCTACCACGTGCTCACGGCCGAAAACGGCAAAATCGGGGTGGAAAAGGCACTGGCCGCGCGCCCCGACCTCGTCATCTGCGATATTATGATGCCCGTGCTCGATGGCTACGGCGTGCTCAACATCTTCAACCAGAACCCGCAGCTGGCCGGCATTCCGTTTATCTTCCTGACGGCCAAAACCGAGCGCTCCGACATGCGCAAGGGCATGGAGCTGGGCGCCGACGATTACCTCACCAAGCCCTTCGACGAGGCCGAGCTGCTGAGCGCCGTAACCGGCCGTCTCAACCGCTTCAAGCACCTCAAGCCCGAGTACGACCTGCAGAGCGAAAGCGGCCTGAACGACTTCCTCGACGATGCCCGCGCCGTGGGCAACCTCGAGAGCCTTTCGGCCGACCGCAAAGTGCACACCGTGCGCAAAAAGCAGGAAATTTACTCCGAAGGCGACGAGCCCACCCGCCTGTACTTCGTGAAAGCCGGCCGCGTGAAAACCGTGAAGGCCACCGCCGGCGGCAAAGAGCTGATTACGGGCATTTACAACGCCGGCGAGTTTTTCGGCTACATGGCCCTGCTCGAGCAAACCAAGCACGGCGACTCGGCCGTGGCCGTGGATGACTCGGAGCTGGTGTATATCCCGAAGGACGACTTCACGCAGCTGCTCCTGCGCAACCCCGAGGTAGGCCAGCAGTTTATTCGCCTGTTAGCCGGCCGCGTAAACGAGCGGGAGCAGCAGCTCCTGGGCATGGCCTACAACAGCATCCGGCGCCGCGTGGCCGATGTGCTGCTGCGCATGCACGAGCAACCCAGCGCCGAGGGCGCCGCCGTAATCCAACTCTCGCGCGACGACATGGCCGCCGTAGTGGGCACCGCGCCCGAGTCGCTCATCCGCACGCTCAGCGAGTTCAAGCACGATGGCCTGATTGAGCTGACCAACAAAACCATTCGGGTGCTGCAGCCCGATAAGCTGCGCCGCTCTAACTGGTAG